A window of Salmo trutta chromosome 17, fSalTru1.1, whole genome shotgun sequence genomic DNA:
TCATAtgggttgttattttgtgatgtcataattGTTGTTATAAAGGATATACACTATCCAACCTTAACATTGTATATTAAAAATTATGAACGTATTGTTGTTAAGTTAGGAATGTGCTTTTAGGATCCATAAGAGAATTTGTCTCTTATTAAACTTTGCACAGTAAGTAGTCACGCCCCGAGAGAGGTAAGAGAGTGTGTCAGCCTGACGGAACCATCCCATTCGACtagagtgcataaaaggattggtaaagaaattaacatttagaCCAGAACATCACCAGGCTGCAGCTGTGTGTGTAAAGTGGTTTGAACCCTGAATACCAACACGAGATAGAGAAGAAAACTCCCctctcagacaatcactggtaaAGCTGTTTAGCTGTCCTATGAATGTATCTAGAAAAGCAAATTTAAGTTGGACTATTCTACTAGTCATCAAACCAACGTATTctgctactctcatcaccccactggtaccatcgacacggctggctagcctatcttccaAGGAGCATCTTCCAGAGTGAACAATAGTAGAAGCCGATGGGGAGGAccccttttggacaatcagagccttacaagcgtgccaCTGAAAGGCACAACACCCTTCCTAAGGAGGGCTGGTTCCGACAGAGATCCACTGCGAACAAAGGCCTTTAAACGTAAATACATTAATTATTTCTTACTCCAAACGGGCAGCCGTTGGTGTGCAAAGaatatgattactgtgagagtAGTTTCCTAAAGTGTATCAACGATaagtgtctctttctccctctcaatctctctccatgTCATTGTGTAAGAAGCAGCCATATGTTGTGTCAGTCTGCTAGGGACCTTTcctaatgtattaagtgtgtatgtttatcctgtgttgtcatttagttagctagtaaataaataaaccaatttgtgttgtactgaatcataagtaaggctgttTTTGTTTTCAGATGCaagaggttacgactgttcagaatgatgatatgataagaggtTGTGATTAATGtgttgactgttttatggatgtAATAGGTAATTCTTTAAACAGCTGCTcttgtggtgccccaaattcctaatgagttaattgttacatgattcatttaatcgggtaacaattaaacatagttagttgataagataaataacagtcatcagattaatgaaagtaaagtcccAACACAGGTTACCTTGGAGTTCTCGGGAATATAGACCATCAAACAAAAGCTACTTTTCTAATaacctttttttccccccttagGAAGGTCATTCAGGAAATGGTTTGTTTGTCTTATTCTATAAACATCTAACACCATTTTCTAGTAAATCATTTTGTAATAAATCTAGTAAATCATTTTCTGTATTTAGATTCCTTCATTGGGAGTCACTGACACTCAAATTTTGAAGCACAAAAAACATTCTAAAGAGCAAAAAGTGGAGCTTTTACCTTTGACAGTTTGGTGGTGGAGGTGACCTGTTTGCTGTCTCCGttgtctcccccctctgtctcgtCCCAAGTGGACTCTCCTGGTGAGGCCTTGGTGTTTTTCCTCAGCCTTTTAGACTTACACTGGATCTCTGTCAGCAGACCTGTGGACAGTGATGATGGGTTCAAACAATGTGTTGAAGGAGGATTTCCCCCCTACTTGTTCAATAGTGATTCTCTTTGTGAATGCACTGTAGCCAGCCAGAAAAGGCCTGATGCCCAATGATACAGCAGGGCGTTTGATATTTTATTAAATTGGCTTTATAGTCTAACTATGGGTTTCAGAAAGTTTTTGAGCAAGTTTTCAACATTAATTCTCACCTAAGGTAAGAGGTTAGCTTAGATGTAAAGTTCAGATAATTAGGGAACTCTTTTAGACATTATTACAAATTGAGAAATCCCCAGTGATATTCTaaattataaaccgggtggtttgagcccggaatgctgattggctgaaagccatggtagtGACGCGCGGGTTCACTCCTAAACCCATATCCGCAGGGACTGCGGGTTAaggtcattaaatattgtgtggatgaaggacGGGTGGGGGGCATACGGTTTGAATAAAGAGAAAGCAAAACCTTTAAAAATAGataaatgtataattcttgtgttatttatatctataggctacattgaggttttctttcattatttgaggCTATTTGGCATTAGTGCataagcctaagctttagggcctaactgtacaCATGCCAAATAATTCTACCCACCAATCGCCAAATTCTTTTGGGAACAGGCAGAAAAAGTTAACATCAATCCacggaggcaaaaaggacaatgtcggagtttaattcaataagagataAGCTGCGAAAGGAGAGtttaaaataaagagaagggaggaccaGAAAAGTAATggtttggtgaagtggtaaaagaggatgatagcagtgctgctATATTATGTGTaatgattgtgaggcgctatacaaatttAACAGTCACAAGACGGGGACTTCCAATCGGCctatggcacgtcaagggaactgtagcctactgttcagatgggttaaatggaaactgaaatttggacactgactgtaggtctataacccctcacatagccttaatatgaactcctgcagaattaagcatttcttgctttaaaatgatacaccaaatgtatGCCAAATTTTGACACgagaacaggagtggagaaataggatttatttctttcagcatcttgagagaatgtgaatgCTCAGATAGATACCGTCTGTAGAGGTgccatctttatcagcatcataaaagctggtagtatttcaaccacataaaatacgcatccaagccgaactgaaatcttatcagaaacatgttgggtcattttcacagctttctatttccttacaaccggtcaaactgatgtcatctGCAAGttttgcacagaaaatctttccAGTATTTTCTcagttattgcattttctcccatCCCCTTCTATTTCTTACTGTTCTGAGTCCTTACATTGCAAATCATTCACTAAGGCAGGGTTTCCCCAAACTGGGTCCTGGGTCCCCGCTCTGAGTATTGCTAGACTTAAACTTGACTGTTCAAATGCTGCCTTCTCAGTACACTGACACCCTTCCCAAATAATGACACACTGTCATAATTATTTTCTCAGCGAAAGATGATGAGAGAGAACTTTACCGATGTCAAATaaattgaagcattcattctatcgattttacattattctggtgaacaagggtttatttagtcttctagggcaacatataatgacagaagagaagctgcacatatctaattatagacaagttgccTACCAAAGCAGAAATATATCCAAATCAGGCTCAAAAATAGTGCACCCCCTGTCAAATAAATATTCTGACGTTTTTGAATAGCCCATagcgcattttctatatttgcggTTTAGGGTCAGGTGCAAGCCTCAGATGTTCACTTTTTCACATATAGTCGGGCGGTTGTGGATGGCTTATTAGCAATTGTGCGCAGGTGTGGGTGAACAAAAAGCTGACTCCCCGCAccacaaacaaaccaaaaaatgtTACGTTGGTAAAGAGTTtgtggtactgtatacagtatgtccaatataccatggctaagactgtatccaggcactctgcattgtacggtacataagaacagcccttagccatggtatattggccatatactacaccccctcatgccttattcCTTAATTATACAACTCCTGTATTTTATGCAGCGAGTATGTTAATGCAGCGAGTATGTTAATGGTGAACTCCGTCCTGCTCTCCTTGCCTGATTCTCCAAATACACCCACTAATTGGGTCTTCTTAGTGGTAGGATTAGGCTGGAGGGAAGGACACAAAGATTTCATCATGACCATGTCTTTTTGATCAAGATTTACACCTTCATTTCCCCATTCTTTTTTTGTTTCTGCAAAAATACCTTATCTTCCAGTTGACTCTCTCTGCGTCTCCTTCCCTTGAATAGCAACAATGGTGAGACCTTTCTGTTGTGAGCGGTATGACACACTGTCCCCCAGTGAAATTCAAAAAAGTTGTCAGAATCCAAAATGAAAGTTCTCTGCTATGATCTTAGAATGTCCCCAGTgcattgaaagaaaaaaaatgatgaTATCATACAGTCTGAATAGATAGTCAGGGGGTCAGACTCACAGCTAGACATATGTCAATCTGAATCAAATACTGAGAGTGAGTGACTGTTTAACCATGTAATTTATATGAATACATGAATGGTAAATGTATACGTGAACGGTAAAATGCAATACTATTGAAGATATGCCCTGCAATTTGTTCTATTGGGAAATAGCAGGTGCACTTCTTCTTAAAGGTCCTCTGAGATGTGCCAGTGCTTCAGTTGAATTAAAAGAAAAGGGTTGAATATTAATTTTTGTACGGGCAGGTACCATGTACCATGAGTTATTAAAACCTGCAGTGTAGTCTCTCAAGTAATAAATGCACATAGTAGTATATCAAAGAGCTGGTGTTATCACCAAATTCATTTCCTGTCATTGGCAAGATAATCTTTTGCACATAAGAAATAGCAATATGCTTAGCGATGCGGTAGGAGATCTATGCATCTGCAACTACATGGATTCTGGAGTAAAGGCCATCAAGAGGGAAGAAACATGGGTGTTCCTTCAAATGTCATGACCACCTTTCTTGTTGAATCTTTCAGTAATGATGGTTTATGGTTTCCATTTACTCTTGGTCCCTTACCTTATCAATAATACCAGTACCTCACAGACTGTACCATCAAGTGTGACATAATAGGTAGAGTATCCAATGATAGTAAATGGAGAGATGCCAACAGCTGTTGGCGTGAGTGCTGATATACTCACATTCTGCCAGCATGCCCATCTCCTTGCACTTCCGGAGACGACACTCCTGGCACTTCCTGCGCATGTACATGTCCATCTCACAGGTCCCTTTACTCTTGCACTTGTACACGGCGTTCTTTGTGATGCTCCGTCTGAAGAAGCCTAAAGGCAATGATCAGAACAATTACCCAGTGACCTCAGTCTTTGGTCATATGATGAAATACTAGTGGTATTATGTACTGTAAAGCAAATAACACCActacagatgcaggatcttaatttgatcactcttttgttgccgaGAATTTggagatgagctttgtgatttaaataaattcactgaaaacccacactaacacagtCATATTTAcggtattgcacttttcatgtagcctacttttgccCAACTATCATAGCCTAACCatcgatcaagcaacattatggattaatgttcaaatcctgttgctggaTTATTTTCCTGTAACAATATAGGTCGAATTAGGATCTGTATGTGGTAGAGGTGGACCGTGCCTTGGATCTGATAAGCTGACAAGCCTGATAGCCTTACCCTACAAACCCTATGACACGATACAGGTACACGGTCGCCCATAAATAAAACCTCTAATGGAGTGATGGCATTGGTTTGTGACTGATCTATGCCCTTGGTCTTGACCTATTCCCAAGGGGTGCTTCAAACCATTAACATTAACCCCTTTCAAAAGTGCCACACAGTGTACAGTCCAGCTatgccctccgtaaggcaatcaaacaggcaaaacgtcagtacagaaacaaagtggagtcgcaattcaactgatcagacacgagacatatgtggcagggactccagacaatcatggattataaagggaaaaccagccaagtCATGGACACCGATGCATTCGCCCGCTCCAAGGAAAACACAGtgctccaggccatcagactgttaaatagtcaccactagccagaCTCCGCCCAGTATCCTGCCCTGACCttcagagtcttggtggttccaaacttcttccatttaagaatgatggaggtcactgtgttcttggggaccttcaatgctgcagaaatgttttggtatccttccttagatctgtgcctcgacacaatcctgtctcggcgctctacggacaattcctttgacctcatggcttggtttttggtctgacatgcactgtcaattgtggaaccttatatagacaggtttgtgcttttccaaatcatgtccaatcaattgaatttaccacaggtggactccaatcaagttgtagaaacatctcaaggatgatcaatggaaacaggatgcacctgagttcaatttcgagtctcatagcaaagggtctgaatagttatgtaaataaagtatttctgttttttatttttaatacatttgcaaaaaaatctaaaaacctgttttcgcttcgtcattatgggttattttgtgtagattgatgagaaaaatgtataattgtatccattttagcataaggctataacataacaaaatgtgcaaaaagtgaaggggtctgaatactttccgaatgcactgtatatatttatattgcgCAGTATGACATTGCTCAttgtaatatttctatatttcctaatcattttatacatttttgggatttgcgtgtattgttttgtattgttaggtattactgcactgttgtagctagaaacatcagcattttgctacacccgcaataacatctgcaacaTATGTATACAgcaccaataacattttattttatttttacactaACTACCAGTGCGAGAAAGATGCCCCCTAAGAGCCTTATTGGACTAGTTCCATACAGTGGGCACACACTCGATAGCTTGGAACAGGTAATTAGACATTCAAGTGCAAGGAGATAAGTACAACGACACACATTAACATTGCTTAGCTCCGGGTTCCCTACGCCATTATAGAGTGGAATGCTATAGAGGGAGCTATATCAGGAGGGTGATCCGACGAGAGACAACCGAACCTCAAATCTACACTCTGATACGAGGCAGGAGAGCCCAGTGACCGCAACCATAACACCCATTCATCTGAGGATTTACAAGAAATAGAGTAGAAATGCTGTCATTAAGAAAGTTAGGGAGGTGTTGTTGTGATTCTTCATGTTGGGTGTCACTGAGCTCGTCATTTTTACATGAAGACGTTCAGTAAAGTCATGCTGCTTACTCCTGACACTGAGTCCAGAgacaattcattcattcatcctcgTCATGACGAAATATCATACTGATCACCTTCTGGATGTTTGTCATACCAGTGGGTTACTCTGTAGACATCATATTACATTATAGAATCTCCCAACTATATTCAGATTACGATACTGTTCTAGCAATAGCTACGGAGCAAAACCAGAAGTGATCAACACAGGCTTTTAGAAGAAGTGAGCCCATCCATAGAGTGGTTTCTCAAGTGTTGAATGTAGAAGATGCAATTATTTGGATCTATGTTGTAGAAGACGGTGAAGATCTGTAGTCCGTAACACTTCAATGTCTACAGCTATGATAAAGATGTAGCACACTTAACCACTGCAATTACCTTTACACCCCTCACAGGTGAGAGCGTTATAGTGGTACCCAGATGCCTTgtccccacacaccacacacagctcCTCCCCTTTGACCCTGCCTGCGTGGGAAGTGTGCCTGGTCCTCTTGCACACCGCAGGCGCTATGGCGGATGCCTCTTCCATTTCAACATCATAGCTACCCTCCAGGGGTTCTTTCCTCAGTTCATACATCTCTGTGGGTGAGTACCACTCCTCAACGCTGTATTGGGGGTAGTAATTCTGATTGGAGTAGTATGGAGGGGAGGACATGGTGGGCTCCACCGAGGGGTATTGCATGTTGGGATAGTTGGTGAAGGATAAGACCTCTTGGTCCTGGAGCAGGGGGCTACCTTGCTCTGCCAGAATATCTGGGAGGAGAAAAGAAAGACGCATAGATTAATTTATCGTATCACTGGTTAGAAGTGTTGGCTAAAGTTTCTTTAGCCAACTAAAAAGTCAGCTTGGTTTCAGCATGGTTCAGAAAATCCGCAATAGCTACACATTTCACAAGCCAATAACTCCTATACTTTCCCAAGGATAGTGTAGTACGACTGTCAAAATCACTTTCCAGCTGTTACAGTAGTATTAGATGGTGACTTAATCTGAGTATTTAAACATTGACATAACAGGGGATAGTAACCTACATAAACCCAGTCATAAATAACCTCACACTCTTACAGAACACACCGTCACAGCAGATTGACGGGACGGCTTGAGCTTTCCAACTATTCTCCAAAGAGGTAATAGTACTTATCTTATTTATATTTGACATATAATAATATTTCACAATGCTTTATCATTAGTGTCATAAACTATAATAATGATATTTCTATTATGTGGGCATGAACCCTTGAAGGTTAGACGTCAGCTAGCATTGGAACCATTTCATATCACTTTTATTCATTCAAATACGTTAAGGTAAAAGGAAATACTGGAACACAAAAAAAGCTGCTGGAATGTAGCCGTACAGTTCTATAGGGTTGAGTTAATCCAAACTCATTTTATAATACACATAATCCAAGCTGACACAATAAGATCGACAGGCATGAGAGACTGACCTGAAGATCTGTTCTAATCTAGACCATGGCCATCTCAGGGTGACCCAGCAGACCCAGCAcacccaggtctctctctctttctctgaccacCTGAAAAGTAATCCCCCTCTACGGCTCTACTCTTACCTTTACTTCTTCTACTTCAGCATACCTCCCTCTATTATCTTTGGCAATGGAACTTCTCCAGAAGAATTCGGTACAGTAGTCCCTTGGTGCTTGTTTGAGGTCTGATTTAGGAGTGCCAAATGGGAGCAAAGGTTGCCATGGCTACTTATTAACCTGACAGACATTTCTGCCCATCATTACAGGTAGTTGGTTCGGTAATGTGCAAAGTCACTTTGACATCTGGCTTGTGTGactggctgctactgcctgaggTGTAATGTGTGTCAGAGCTGGCCACTGGAccgcctgatcccagatctgcaTGTGCCAACTCCCTAACAATCATTGTCATGCCATATGTacagtggtgacccgtcattcacGGCAGATTATGCAAATCTTTGAGTTAATAAAGTTGCATACAAATTTGGCCTCTTTTTTGCATTCTTGAGAAAggtagctccaaaatgcaggtgttttagCCTAGcttagtgctttctgtggtggtgatggggcagccagtggaaaatacagagcgtaggggttagTAATGTACtctagttgcaccgtgattggctcagagTTCTAACACTCATGGGAACACTGCGTCACctcaaaatctacagggagagctcaaGAATTAAAGCCTCTTGGTTGCTGTCATAGAtatacattagaagtgcccatcgaAGAAGGCTCAagttcattggccacagataaaatgacattaaaacacgttatatctaccgtagctttgattggactgatcatgtcaacatcatactttcaaaagcTTAGCTAGCAAgatagacaagcagtcatcatcatgaatcaagtcaacaatcgactggcaaatccttttaaatccttgtcatatgaagagaaattatagaaaaaacatatcggtgctcatcggccattggacataaacattacacaacaagttggaaatcacaaattcaacaatgagtggtttggaaggaatcagtggctaactgcaagcattgcaaagcaatcactagcctgctattcagtggagtggctgtatggtcccaagtctaagattaagggtctcttttccaagcttaaaaggataaacattcacatgcaacaccatcggccataaaaggttgaatacattggccatgctgtcaatccagcatgacatCTGCCACGtttaaaacaactggaaactcggaactgggaaatctcagacgtcagtgtgttcaagacaactcctactgggaaaatacgttttgaacggtcatccaactcagaattccatgtcgggaactctggcctctttctagagctccgacatgaagatcactgacgtcatgattcaaccatGTTTTTTTTCAGCGTTCCCAGATGTCTAGAAAGCACCAAAAATCCAGAGAAAGACAGACTTTGATGATAAAGTTTGATGActaaatttgcccacgaaggacctccgcgccaccttcctgttcaagtgagcatagcacaacaaggtgagtccaaaaatgtattgtatgctgctgcataaatgatgttatacgccagggagatatgtatactgtagctaagaaagtaatactaagtgtatgtcgTGTAGTAATCTGTTGGTAGCACgtgtctcaccctaataatttggtccctttccgcCTCATAATTTACTTACTGTTCTGaattggtggtgcacatgtagcctatagcctgttttagagaaatgtcatcatcgaatattgtatgagctttcattgtctgcttataggccccctttatttatcctatggttctgacttggtgtactggGAGAATACTGTATGAAtgacccatgttctgaattctgtccctgtacatttcaaaagtgcttaaCAAAACCTTATATTGAGTACGTccatcttagctcgctcattaatgtcttattaCGAATTGCCTCTTATTCGCtaatcgttcccttatgccatagtttgtacatctcaattgtcagtagaaactacatttgtttaagcaagtcagccatatcagctatgttttttaaaaaggcagtaaacgaggctgaattaactgtttcgctgccagacaaggctccgttgataaccaggtgtagcggTGTTAAGGAATCACTCCATgttgctgaaaagaaagctctgctgttgggacagctttatggaGGCCCTAAcagcaccgtttgtcaccgttatagtgcaattaatgtattggttagtgttgtgttgtgtagtggctttgctggcatgcataaaaaAAGAAgcgtttgccccaccaagatttacctGTAAAATTCGCCATTGCATATGCATATACTgttacagttaaagtcagaagattacatacacttaggttatagtcaataaaactcgtttttcaaccactacataaatttcttgctaacaaattatagttttggaaagtcggttaggacatctacttcatgcatgacacaagtaatttttccaacaattgtttacagacagattatttcacttttaattcactgtatcacaattccagtcagtcagaagtttacatacactaagttgactgtgcctttaaacttcttggaaaattccagaaaattatgtaatggctttagaagcttctgataggctaattgacatcctttgagtcaattggaggtgtacctgtggatgtatttcaagacctaccttcaaactcagtgcctctttgcttgacatcatgggaaaatcaaaagaaatcagccaagacctcagaagaacaaaaaattgtagacctccacaagtctggttcatccttgggatcaatttccaaatgcctgaaggtaccacgttcatctgtacaaacaatagtacgcaagtacaaacacaatgggaccacacagccgtcataccgctcaggaaggagacgcgttctgtctcctagagatgaatgtactttggtgcgaaaagtgcaaatcagtcccagaacaacagcaaaggaccttgtgaagatgctggaggaaacaggtacaaaagtatctatatccacagtaaaacgagtcctatatcgacataacctgaaaggccgctcagcaaggaagaagccactgctcccaaaccaccataaaaaagccagactacggtttgcaactgcacatggggacaaagatggtactttttggagaaatgtcccctggtctgatgaaacaagaatAGAACTGTTCTATtcaaaaagggggaggcttgcaagccaaagaacaccatctcaaccgtgaagcacaggggggggggggggggggcagcatcatgttgtgggggtgctttgttgcaggagggactggtgcacttcacaaaatagatggcatcataaggtaggaaaatgatgtggatatattgaagcaacatctcaagacatcagtcaggaagttaaagcttggttgcaaatgggtcttccaaatgaacaatgactccaagcatacttccaaagttgtagcaaaatggcttaaggacaacaaagtcaaggtattggagtagccatcacaaagtcctgacctcagccctatagaagatttgtgggcagaactgaaaaagcgtgtgcgagcaaggaggcctacaaacctgactcagttacaccagctctgtcaggaggaatgggccaaaattcacccaacttattgtgggaagcttgtggaaggctacctgaaacatttgacccaagttaaacaatttaaaggcaatgctaccaaatactaattgagtgtatgtaaacttctgacccactgggaatgtgatgaaagaaataaaagctgaaataattcattctctctactattattctgacatttcatattcttaaaataaagtggtgatcctaactgacctaaaacagggaattgttactaggattaaatgtcaggaattgtaaaaaactgagtttaaatgtatttggctaaggtgtatgtaaacttccgacttcaactgtatatagtacaCTGCATATTATGTTTATGCTTGAGAAAAATAGTAGGAGGAGTTAGATGAAGCACATACAGTACTGATCTGGGTCCAGGCTAGTCACTGGAGGTTGCTTACCAAAGAAGTGTGAGTTCTCGGACAATGGGAATCCATCGTTGTGTGGGATCTGTAGTGGTCCCACCACATTGACTTCGGGGCCCACCCACTCATTCATTCACAAATCTGGATGGACCTCAGCTCAGAATAAAGATGATGGAAGTAAATTATTTCCAGTCCAATCCTGTAGGAAACGAAGATACACCTAGACATAATGTTAGTGTGAGTTTTACATTTTGTTAAGCAGCTTTGTGATAAAGTAGCTAACCTGTTAAATACCTCACAGACAACTCTTTAGCCCTTacaaaagttttcagaccccttggatttcttcataTTTTATAGTGTTACAGAGTGGGATTAACCAATTACAGTCCAAGCCCTGTCTATGCCAGatatgtacagaataaaaatattccaaaacatgcatcttgtatgcaacaaggcactaaagtaatactgcaagaaaacacaacaaaggaatacactttttggcttAAATGCAAAGCCTTGTGTTTGGGACAAATCTAACACAACACTTCACTGAGTtcctgcctccttattttcaagcatggtggtgaatGCATCCTGGTATGTGTatgcttgacatcagcaaataCAGGCAGAATTTTattttgataaaaataaatggatggagctaaacacagacaaaatcccagaggaaaatctggttcagtttgctttacatgagagactgggagaggaattcacctttcagcaggacaataatctacaacacaaatctacactggagttgcttatcaagaagacagtgaatgttcctgagtggctgagttacagatTGAATCTGTTTAAATCTGCCAAGTTacagattaaatacattttatgcaacgggtgggtctaatcctgaattctgattggttaaaaccgcattccatcCAATGTCTATTGCACAAGTTACCaatggctaaatctatgacgctaaaatgcctatttactctgttccatctgactgcgcaatccactgtctcatcagcccagccaggcaacttataaacttgatctccactgtcCCCtttagtttttccacattttgttgtgtta
This region includes:
- the LOC115152176 gene encoding bile acid receptor isoform X2 yields the protein MNEWVGPEVNVVGPLQIPHNDGFPLSENSHFFDILAEQGSPLLQDQEVLSFTNYPNMQYPSVEPTMSSPPYYSNQNYYPQYSVEEWYSPTEMYELRKEPLEGSYDVEMEEASAIAPAVCKRTRHTSHAGRVKGEELCVVCGDKASGYHYNALTCEGCKGFFRRSITKNAVYKCKSKGTCEMDMYMRRKCQECRLRKCKEMGMLAECLLTEIQCKSKRLRKNTKASPGESTWDETEGGDNGDSKQVTSTTKLSKKIELSQEQQAILSFIVEAYQKHRIPQDMAKKLLQEHFNADENFLLLTEMATSHVQVLVEFTKNIPGFSALDHEDQIALLKGSAVEAMFLRSAQVFTRKLPHGHTEVLEDRIRKSGISEAFITPMFNFYKSIGELQMMQEEHALLTAITILSPDRPYLKDQQAVERLQEPMLEVLRRFCAMQHPLEPQHFARLLGRLTELRTLNHHHAEMLTSWRMSDHKFTPLLCEIWDVQ
- the LOC115152176 gene encoding bile acid receptor isoform X1 — translated: MNEWVGPEVNVVGPLQIPHNDGFPLSENSHFFDILAEQGSPLLQDQEVLSFTNYPNMQYPSVEPTMSSPPYYSNQNYYPQYSVEEWYSPTEMYELRKEPLEGSYDVEMEEASAIAPAVCKRTRHTSHAGRVKGEELCVVCGDKASGYHYNALTCEGCKGFFRRSITKNAVYKCKSKGTCEMDMYMRRKCQECRLRKCKEMGMLAECLLTEIQCKSKRLRKNTKASPGESTWDETEGGDNGDSKQVTSTTKLSKEKIELSQEQQAILSFIVEAYQKHRIPQDMAKKLLQEHFNADENFLLLTEMATSHVQVLVEFTKNIPGFSALDHEDQIALLKGSAVEAMFLRSAQVFTRKLPHGHTEVLEDRIRKSGISEAFITPMFNFYKSIGELQMMQEEHALLTAITILSPDRPYLKDQQAVERLQEPMLEVLRRFCAMQHPLEPQHFARLLGRLTELRTLNHHHAEMLTSWRMSDHKFTPLLCEIWDVQ